A window from Primulina huaijiensis isolate GDHJ02 chromosome 13, ASM1229523v2, whole genome shotgun sequence encodes these proteins:
- the LOC140956267 gene encoding ABC transporter G family member STR2-like, protein MKNANNHRPEMIIDIGKGVNFTGGMEFSNLTYTVIKKQKDINGKWIKREADLLHDITGYAPKGCITAVMGPSGAGKSTFLDGLAGRIASGSLMGRVSLDGVDVNPSLIKRTSAYIMQDDRLFPMLTVYETLMFAADFRLGSLSRDEKRERVEKLIEQLGLTTSVNTYIGDEGTRGISGGERRRVSIGVDIIHGPSLLFLDEPTSGLDSTSAHSVIEKVHDIARSGSTVILTIHQPSSRIQLLLDHLIILARGQLMYQGSLKDVTLHLGRMGRKIPKGENPIEYFIDVVQEYDQSELGVEVLAEFALTGVKPPLLVDNEDTSVSTVVPTLPLPPTQSTNQQTAEEGGYRSNKRYHLQTVHKNEKDFDHSVKSQSNQSISWSINQSMTFTPTRNHADHRALTRKSPSPGYYTYSSDILQGTPTPHSSEYTVNEDDYRTDSIVHLNTISKHHNLGPKFANSFFPEIWVLMRRNFINIRRTPELFLSRLLVLTIMGFMMATMFWHPKDDVQGITNRLSFFIFTVCLFFFSSNDAVPAFIQERYIFIRETSHNAYRASSYTIAGLITYLPFLALQASVYAIIVWFPLKLHGPFWYFLLVLYMSLLSTNSFVVFVSSVVPNYILGYAAVIAFTALFFLFCGYFANSHEIPPYWKWMHYVSTMTYPYEGLLMNEYQTNQTFGGISGFNILETLAVGTEKYLKWHKVYIMLGWAVLYRVLFYVVLRFFSKNQRT, encoded by the exons ATGAAAAATGCTAATAATCATAGACCGGAGATGATAATAGATATTGGGAAGGGAGTAAATTTTACAGGGGGAATGGAATTTTCCAACCTTACATATACTGTGATCAAGAAACAGAAGGACATTAATGGGAAATGGATCAAGCGTGAAGCTGATTTGTTGCATGATATAACCGGATATGCCCCTAAAGGGTGCATCACGGCTGTTATGGGTCCTAGTGGTGCCGGAAAATCGACGTTTTTAGATGGTTTGGCTGGAAGAATCGCCAGCGGAAGCCTAATGGGACGAGTATCGTTGGATGGTGTTGACGTGAACCCGAGCTTGATTAAGAGGACTTCGGCATATATAATGCAAGATGACAGGCTGTTTCCCATGCTTACTGTTTATGAAACTCTCATGTTTGCTGCAGATTTTAGGTTGGGATCACTCTCTAGGGATGAGAAAAGGGAACGTGTCGAGAAGTTAATCGAACAGCTCGGTTTAACT ACGTCTGTAAACACTTATATAGGCGATGAAGGGACGAGAGGCATCTCCGGGGGTGAGCGTCGCAGGGTTTCGATAGGAGTGGACATCATACATGGACCTTCCCTTTTATTCCTTGACGAGCCTACTTCAGGACTAGACTCAACCAGTGCTCATAGTGTAATCGAAAAGGTCCACGATATAGCACGTTCTGGAAGCACGGTCATCCTCACAATTCACCAGCCCTCATCCCGTATCCAACTTTTGCTCGACCACCTCATAATCTTGGCTCGAGGGCAACTCATGTACCAGGGCTCACTCAAGGATGTCACCCTCCACTTAGGCCGGATGGGACGTAAAATCCCCAAAGGTGAAAACCCAATCGAGTACTTCATTGACGTGGTGCAAGAATATGATCAGTCGGAGCTCGGAGTGGAGGTGTTAGCGGAATTTGCTTTAACCGGAGTGAAGCCGCCGCTTCTGGTTGACAACGAGGATACATCTGTTTCAACTGTTGTTCCAACCTTGCCTTTGCCTCCTACTCAGAGCACCAATCAACAGACAGCAGAGGAAGGTGGATACAGGTCGAATAAACGATACCATCTGCAAACGGTACATAAGAACGAGAAGGATTTTGATCACAGTGTGAAAAGCCAGTCGAATCAGTCAATTTCTTGGAGCATTAACCAGTCAATGACCTTTACCCCAACTAGGAATCATGCTGATCACAGAGCCCTGACTCGAAAGAG TCCATCTCCTGGATATTACACATACTCAAGCGATATCCTGCAAGGCACACCAACCCCTCATAGCAGCGAATACACGGTGAATGAAGATGACTACCGAACAGATAGCATTGTCCACCTGAATACTATCTCAAAGCACCATAACTTAGGCCCGAAATTTGCCAACTCATTCTTCCCAGAGATATGGGTACTAATGCGCCGCAACTTTATCAACATCAGGCGGACACCGGAGCTCTTCCTATCCCGACTTCTAGTCCTAACCATAATGGGCTTCATGATGGCCACCATGTTCTGGCATCCTAAAGACGATGTCCAAGGCATCACAAATAGGCTAAGCTTCTTTATATTTACAGTCTGCCTCTTCTTCTTTTCCTCCAATGACGCTGTCCCAGCTTTCATCCAAGAACGCTACATCTTCATCCGTGAAACATCACACAATGCATATCGAGCCTCATCCTACACCATTGCAGGACTGATCACCTACCTTCCTTTCCTCGCCCTTCAGGCATCGGTTTACGCAATAATTGTCTGGTTCCCATTGAAACTCCACGGTCCGTTCTGGTACTTCTTGCTAGTCCTCTACATGTCCCTCCTCTCAACAAACTCTTTTGTTGTATTTGTAAGCTCGGTCGTGCCAAATTACATCCTCGGATACGCAGCTGTGATTGCATTCACCGCGCTTTTCTTCTTATTCTGTGGATACTTTGCGAATAGCCATGAAATTCCACCGTATTGGAAATGGATGCACTACGTTTCAACTATGACTTATCCGTACGAGGGGCTGCTGATGAATGAGTATCAAACCAACCAGACATTTGGTGGAATAAGTGGGTTCAACATATTGGAAACTCTTGCAGTTGGGACTGAGAAGTATCTGAAGTGGCATAAGGTGTATATAATGCTGGGATGGGCTGTTTTGTACAGAGTTCTTTTCTATGTTGTTCTGCGTTTCTTTTCCAAGAACCAAAGGACATAG